Part of the Bacteroidota bacterium genome, AGAACTTTTGTATAGGTGTACCTCATTAGGGCCGATTACCGAATTAATAATTTTCGGATCGCTTGCTTCCAGGGCATTTACCTCGCCTGGTATTATAGGATCGTTTGGAGTTGCCCGATAATTACCTCTTGTAACAAAAATCCAACCTTCTGTTCCTTCAAACTTAATGCCATTAGGATATTCATTACTGATTTTCATTTTGACTCCATTTGCATACAAGGCCTCGGTTTTAAAATTTCCGTGTACGTCCCACAATCCTTTTTTGGGAAACTCTGCAGTGCCCCATACTTCAACCGGGCCACTATGTTCCATATTCATAGCCCAATGGGCACAATCAATATGATGAGATCCCCACCCAGTAATCATTCCGGCGCCAAACTGTTCACAACGCAACCAACCCGGACGGTCGTATCCCTTTTGAGGATGTACGCGATTTTCGGTATAATAAACATAGGGAGTGGAACCTAACCACATATCGTAGTTAAGATTAGAAGGAATGGGCATTTCAGCTTCTTCTTCTCCTGACGGGTCACTGGGTAAACCGACATAGACTGTCTTCAATTGTCCAATCCGGCCGTTTCTTACCAATTCAGCGGCATAACGGAACTGTGCCATGGATCTTTGCTGACTTCCTATCTGAAAGATTCTGCCAGTTTTATGCACTGCATTACATAATGCCCTGCCTTCAGCAATGGTCAGCGATGTAGGCTTTTGTAAATAAACATCTTTTCCGGCCCTTACCGCATCCATACCAATCAGCGCATGCCAATGATCGGGCGTGCTGACTACTACCGCATCAATGTCTTTATTTTGAAGTAATTCCCTGTAATCATGATAAACGGATACACCATCATAAGGTTGTCCAAATTTATTGGTATAATATTTATTGACAAACGACCTTGCATCAGCTGCCCGGTTGGTATCGAGATCGCAAACAGCCATTATCCTTGCAAAATCATATTGCAAAATACCAGGCATATCATGCGCCCTGGATATCCGGCCTGTACCGATTGCACCAATATTAATCCTTTCGCTGGGAGCATTTTTCCCGAAAACGCTGGCAGGTACTATAGTTGGGAAACCAAAAATCAAGGCCGTTGTCGTAGCGGCTTTTGCCGATGTCTTCAAAAATTCCCTTCTCGATTGTTCGGTTTTAATCATTTCATTAAGGTTTTTAATGTTATTTTGTCACTGTAACCTTTGGTAATGCGCTATAATATGTCCAGGCGCTTTCTGCTTTTTCTTTTGCCAAGTGTCCGTTAAATACAACAAACCTGTATTTTAAAACATAGGAATGGCCAGGTATTAAGACCCAATCCTTGTTTTTAACAGGAGTAAAATTTGCATACATATCCCCTCTTCGATTTGTATTTAAGGGCCAGATACGAAGCGGTTCCGGATGATTAAAATTACCGGGATAGGACATCATAAGGGCACCGGCATAATCGTTATCCACATTGCCCTGAACCACAATCCATCTTGCGCAACTATTATCAGCATCTTTTCTGGATCTTCCTTCTGAGGTGAGAATTTCGCAATTATCATTATTCCATTGTTCTGTAGTACGCCATCCTAATCCACCATAACGATAGGTTTGAAGTAATACAGGGCTGCTACTTGCACAACTCATATCCAATGTAACATCCATAATATAGTAGCCCGGATCTTTGGGCTGGTAAACCCTAATGGTTTCCATTTGATTTAAAGCCACTTTATTCAAATGATTTTTTTTGAATGCCACATATTCTTCCAAGACCTGAATTTGGCCAAAAACAGGACCTCCCGTGGATGAAATAACGTTTGCACAACGGACAGTCCCTTTTTTATCGCGAAGGTTCCAAAAATCAATGGAATCGCCCTCAAATATAGTATGTGCCCAGGAATCCCAAATACCGTAATGATGATAATGGTCAGGGGCCTGAATCCGGGTTAATACCTGTCCCCCTGGCGACCAAAGTGGATGAATAAAGCCGCTTTTTCTAAAGGCAGTGTCCACGTTTTTGGGTGGCATAACAGTTTTGTACACATAACTAACCAAATTTCTGGTTCCATTTTCAATGATTAATGAACCATTCTCATTTTTAGTCTGAATACGATTTGCTTCTTTATTATTTTTACCCTTTATAAGTTCGAAAACATATTTGCTTTTACCGCTTTTAGGTTCTATCAGCCAGTTAAGAGTCCGCTGATTACCATTTTCTATCTGGAAATTAACGAGAACCTTATTTTCTCCGGATTTTTCCATAAGGTTTAAAACAGAATCCGGCAAAAAGGTAATAGCATCCAGGTTGATTTGTACCGGAACGCAAATATTTACGGCAGTTTTTGGTAGCGCCACCTCTATGGTAGCAATTCTTTGCGCTTTACAATTAATGTAAAACACTGTTAAAAAAATAATTGCGAAAATCTTTTTACACGACATAGGAAATAGATTAAGTATTTAAATTAGATTATAAACTTAAAAGCAACCAAATATTATTTGTTATAACTTCCAAATAACAAACTTCAAAAATCTAAACAATAATTGCTATTTTTCCCAAGGGCTCGGGTTCCCGGTATACTGAGTTAATAAATGAGGGTATGTCGCGTGTGAGAGATTGAGATGGTGATCATTTTCTCATTTATTAATTACCGGCGGACAAACTTAATGCAATCAACAAATAAAAAAAATCTACTTTTTACAATGAAAAAGTACTATTTCTGGTTATAAAAATCAATACAATTAATCAATCCTACTGTACCTTTTTTCCAAGCACATGGATTTAATTTTTTTTTTTGTATTTCTTTAGGGTCTTCCATTCGGCAGACATTCACTTTCAGCAAAGCTACTTCACAACGATACAGGATTCCATCAAATAATGCTGTGATAAAACATTATCTTTCAATACCTAGACTCATTGTTTGGGAGATTTATACTTGCTTATTATCATAAAGCAATATTCAAAACAGCGGAATAAAAGTCTTATGCTTTTTTATCAAGAAGAGTATGACATCCACAATACCTATTCTTATTATATAAGTTTTTATTACTGTAGATATCATA contains:
- a CDS encoding Gfo/Idh/MocA family oxidoreductase; translation: MIKTEQSRREFLKTSAKAATTTALIFGFPTIVPASVFGKNAPSERINIGAIGTGRISRAHDMPGILQYDFARIMAVCDLDTNRAADARSFVNKYYTNKFGQPYDGVSVYHDYRELLQNKDIDAVVVSTPDHWHALIGMDAVRAGKDVYLQKPTSLTIAEGRALCNAVHKTGRIFQIGSQQRSMAQFRYAAELVRNGRIGQLKTVYVGLPSDPSGEEEAEMPIPSNLNYDMWLGSTPYVYYTENRVHPQKGYDRPGWLRCEQFGAGMITGWGSHHIDCAHWAMNMEHSGPVEVWGTAEFPKKGLWDVHGNFKTEALYANGVKMKISNEYPNGIKFEGTEGWIFVTRGNYRATPNDPIIPGEVNALEASDPKIINSVIGPNEVHLYKSS
- a CDS encoding PmoA family protein gives rise to the protein MSCKKIFAIIFLTVFYINCKAQRIATIEVALPKTAVNICVPVQINLDAITFLPDSVLNLMEKSGENKVLVNFQIENGNQRTLNWLIEPKSGKSKYVFELIKGKNNKEANRIQTKNENGSLIIENGTRNLVSYVYKTVMPPKNVDTAFRKSGFIHPLWSPGGQVLTRIQAPDHYHHYGIWDSWAHTIFEGDSIDFWNLRDKKGTVRCANVISSTGGPVFGQIQVLEEYVAFKKNHLNKVALNQMETIRVYQPKDPGYYIMDVTLDMSCASSSPVLLQTYRYGGLGWRTTEQWNNDNCEILTSEGRSRKDADNSCARWIVVQGNVDNDYAGALMMSYPGNFNHPEPLRIWPLNTNRRGDMYANFTPVKNKDWVLIPGHSYVLKYRFVVFNGHLAKEKAESAWTYYSALPKVTVTK